The following are encoded in a window of Thermodesulfobacterium geofontis OPF15 genomic DNA:
- a CDS encoding DUF4911 domain-containing protein gives MRSSFFLVKLNPQKLAYLKFILEGYDHLAILSVLDSKKGLAKIYFFEKEKSLIKEILEDLKDFLSLELIDIF, from the coding sequence ATGAGAAGTTCTTTTTTCTTAGTTAAATTAAACCCTCAAAAATTAGCTTATTTAAAATTTATTTTAGAAGGATATGATCACTTAGCCATATTAAGTGTTCTCGATTCTAAAAAGGGATTAGCAAAAATTTATTTTTTTGAAAAGGAAAAATCTCTTATAAAAGAAATATTAGAGGATCTAAAAGATTTTCTTTCTCTTGAATTAATAGATATTTTTTGA
- a CDS encoding MFS transporter has product MKNFRLSLSLEDNPLKIKDFRFFIIGHFVSFTGSWIQNTAQIWLVYELTWSALYLGIFNFLSSFPTIIFTFVSGILIDLFDRRKLLSLIAFFSIFPPLILGILTQFKLVTFWQVTFLAFLSGCLSALDVPLRQVFISEIVPMKFLTKALSFQALSFNTARILGPFFAGLIISYGSLYQCFYINALSFIPFFIFLTFFIKTTKQKEIKKIEKGEIKRSYKEVYEFLKREKKILNVIISTANFTIFGATAIILLPIIVHKIHGKGGKEFAFLSSILGLGAIFGATLVIFGKPISDKIKHLFKTTIILSLGLLGLNLIKNWYFTLFFCFIIGFSFANFFPVANSYLQENTPDHLRGRIISLFTLAFLGMHPIGSFIAGFLANKIGLHSTLSLYVIFLLFFNIYFLYLKSKSSKF; this is encoded by the coding sequence ATGAAAAATTTTAGATTAAGTCTCTCTTTAGAGGATAATCCTTTAAAAATCAAAGATTTTAGATTTTTTATTATCGGGCATTTTGTTTCCTTTACAGGTTCTTGGATTCAGAACACAGCCCAAATTTGGTTAGTTTATGAATTAACCTGGTCTGCGCTTTATTTGGGAATTTTTAATTTTCTAAGTTCATTTCCAACCATTATTTTTACTTTCGTTTCTGGTATTCTAATAGACCTTTTTGATAGAAGAAAATTATTAAGCCTTATTGCCTTTTTCTCTATTTTCCCGCCTTTAATATTAGGAATTTTAACCCAGTTTAAATTAGTAACTTTTTGGCAAGTTACTTTTCTTGCTTTTTTATCTGGATGTTTATCAGCTTTGGATGTTCCTTTAAGACAAGTTTTTATTTCAGAGATAGTTCCTATGAAATTTTTAACTAAAGCCCTTTCCTTTCAAGCTTTATCTTTTAATACAGCACGTATATTAGGGCCCTTTTTTGCTGGTTTAATTATTTCCTACGGTAGTTTGTACCAATGTTTCTATATAAATGCTTTAAGTTTTATTCCCTTTTTTATTTTTCTAACCTTTTTTATAAAAACTACAAAACAGAAAGAAATTAAAAAAATAGAAAAAGGAGAAATAAAGAGATCTTATAAAGAAGTTTATGAGTTTTTAAAAAGGGAAAAGAAAATACTAAATGTAATTATTTCTACAGCTAATTTTACAATTTTTGGTGCTACTGCAATAATTCTTCTTCCTATCATTGTTCATAAAATTCATGGGAAGGGTGGAAAAGAGTTTGCTTTTTTGTCCTCTATTTTGGGGCTGGGTGCTATATTTGGAGCTACTTTGGTAATTTTTGGAAAACCAATCAGTGATAAAATAAAACATCTTTTTAAAACTACTATAATTTTAAGTTTAGGTCTTTTAGGCTTAAATCTTATTAAAAATTGGTACTTTACTTTATTTTTTTGCTTTATAATAGGATTTTCTTTTGCCAATTTTTTCCCTGTAGCAAATAGTTATCTTCAAGAAAATACCCCTGATCATTTAAGGGGAAGAATAATTAGTCTTTTTACTTTAGCTTTTTTAGGAATGCACCCTATAGGAAGTTTTATAGCAGGTTTTTTAGCAAATAAAATCGGTTTACATTCAACCCTGTCTCTTTATGTGATCTTCTTACTTTTTTTTAATATCTATTTCCTATACCTCAAATCAAAATCCTCAAAATTCTAA